Proteins from one Primulina huaijiensis isolate GDHJ02 chromosome 18, ASM1229523v2, whole genome shotgun sequence genomic window:
- the LOC140964793 gene encoding hexose carrier protein HEX6-like isoform X2 — MAVGFAVRTEGRQYNGKITSFVVLSCMVAAMGGVIFGYDIGVSGGVASMGSFLKRFFPEVYRRMKEDTKISNYCKFDSQLLTLFTSSLYLAGLIASFFASSVTGAYGRRPTILVGAAAFLAGAALNGAAVSIYMLILGRVLLGVGVGFANQSVPLYLSEMAPSKYRGAFNNGFQFSIGIGALAANLINYGVQKIKAGWGWRISLAMAAVPASALTLGAIFLPETPNSLIQRENNHEKAKNMLQKVRGMHDVQAEFDDLVKASEVSRMIKSPFKKIIQRKYRPQFVMAVAIPFFQQVTGINVIAFYAPILFRTIGFGESASLMSNVLTGLVDSRRRTYGCKTR; from the exons ATGGCAGTGGGATTTGCAGTTCGGACAGAAGGAAGACAGTACAATGGAAAGATTACATCGTTTGTGGTCTTGTCTTGTATGGTGGCTGCCATGGGAGGAGTCATCTTTGGCTATGATATTGGAGTTTCAG GCGGAGTAGCCTCCATGGGATCATTCTTGAAAAGGTTTTTCCCAGAAGTGTACAGGAGGATGAAGGAGGACACCAAGATTAGCAATTACTGCAAATTTGACAGCCAACTGTTAACTTTATTTACATCCTCGCTTTATTTAGCAGGATTGATTGCTTCCTTTTTCGCGTCGTCCGTGACCGGAGCCTATGGCCGGAGACCGACGATTCTTGTCGGGGCCGCTGCTTTTCTCGCCGGCGCAGCCCTCAACGGCGCCGCAGTTAGCATATATATGCTGATTCTTGGACGAGTTCTGCTTGGAGTAGGCGTCGGTTTTGCAAACCAG TCTGTCCCATTGTATCTGTCTGAAATGGCACCATCCAAGTACAGAGGAGCTTTCAACAACGGCTTCCAGTTCAGTATAGGCATAGGTGCCTTAGCAGCAAACCTCATCAACTATGGGGTACAAAAGATAAAAGCTGGTTGGGGATGGCGAATATCACTAGCCATGGCAGCAGTTCCAGCCTCAGCTCTAACACTTGGAGCAATCTTCCTCCCCGAAACGCCGAACAGCCTCATCCAACGGGAGAACAACCACGAAAAAGCGAAAAACATGCTTCAAAAAGTGCGTGGCATGCATGATGTTCAAGCAGAGTTCGACGACCTTGTCAAAGCAAGCGAAGTTTCGAGAATGATCAAAAGCCCGTTTAAGAAAATCATACAAAGAAAATACAGACCACAGTTCGTCATGGCGGTAGCTATCCCATTTTTCCAACAAGTAACGGGGATCAATGTGATAGCATTTTACGCCCCAATACTCTTCCGAACCATTGGTTTTGGCGAAAGTGCTTCTCTCATGTCCAATGTACTGACCGGTTTAGTAG ATTCTCGTCGGAGGACTTATGGCTGCAAAACTAGGTGA
- the LOC140964051 gene encoding pentatricopeptide repeat-containing protein At2g22410, mitochondrial produces MLGYFLKSPQHCTLKSLYLHPKLCSNLPNHFLLPRRNKPKKQLSKSTTSSWNTTHGFVLSNPTLSLLEAKCNSMIHLKQIQSQMIIGGLILDGLAYSRLVAFCALSPMGDLNYAKMLLSEMQNPNAFSWNITIRAFSETANAHEALLLYKQLFLCLRPDNYTFPLLFKVCAKLLLYRMGHEILGHVLKMNFVGDIFVHNAFLHFLVSCGELDAANKVFGESPVRDLVSWNSLINGYVKSGNAKKALKMYREMKMEGNINPDEITMIGVVTACAQVDDLKLGREFHQYTREKGLNMSVPLANALMDMYVKCGVLEEAKTIFERMEDKTAVSWTTMVVGYAKSGRLDVARRLFNEMPEKDVVPWNAMIGAYVQAQQGKEALSLFHEMQSVNVNPDEVTMVSCLSACAQLGALDVGVWIHHYIEKHNLSLNVVLGTTLVDMYAKCGNLAKAFQVFFEIPCRNALTYTVMICGIALHGDAQDALSCFQHMIDVGLMPDEVTFLGVLSACCHGGLIEDGRKIFSQMSSKYKVPPKIKHYSCMVDLLGRAGLLEEAMELLESMPMEADAVAWAAMFFACRIHKNIELGERAAMKLLELDPTDSGTYVLSSNMYVEANMWHEAREVRKMMRERGVDKTPGCSSIEISGNVHEFIVKDKSHSQSNEIYECLFQLAKQMEVVDSLLGCIDVENVEPSDNYLSLPSLLFSLTEDDRL; encoded by the coding sequence ATGCTCGGTTACTTCCTCAAATCACCTCAACATTGTACTCTCAAGTCCTTATATCTGCACCCGAAACTGTGTTCAAATCTTCCTAATCACTTTCTCTTACCTCGAAGAAATAAACCTAAGAAACAACTTTCCAAATCCACCACCAGTAGCTGGAATACAACTCATGGATTTGTCCTTTCAAACCCCACTCTCTCTCTTCTTGAAGCGAAATGCAATTCCATGATCCACCTCAAGCAAATTCAATCCCAAATGATCATCGGTGGACTCATTTTAGATGGGTTAGCTTACAGCCGCTTGGTAGCCTTTTGTGCTCTCTCCCCAATGGGTGATCTTAACTATGCTAAAATGTTATTGTCAGAAATGCAAAACCCTAATGCATTTTCCTGGAATATAACCATCAGAGCTTTTAGTGAAACTGCAAACGCACATGAAGCTTTGCTTTTGTACAAACAATTGTTTCTTTGTTTAAGACCTGATAATTATACTTTTCCTTTGCTGTTTAAAGTTTGTGCGAAACTGTTGCTGTACCGTATGGGCCATGAGATTCTTGGGCATgtgttaaaaatgaattttgtaGGAGATATATTTGTGCACAATGCTTTTCTTCATTTCTTGGTGTCGTGTGGAGAGTTGGATGCAGCCAATAAGGTGTTTGGGGAAAGTCCTGTGAGGGACTTGGTTTCTTGGAATTCTCTGATTAATGGCTATGTTAAGAGTGGGAATGCTAAAAAAGCTTTGAAGATGTATAGGGAAATGAAGATGGAGGGAAATATTAATCCTGATGAGATTACTATGATTGGAGTAGTCACGGCATGTGCACAGGTGGATGATCTGAAGCTTGGACGCGAGTTCCACCAGTATACAAGGGAAAAGGGGTTAAATATGAGTGTCCCGCTTGCTAATGCACTCATGGATATGTATGTGAAATGTGGGGTTCTTGAGGAAGCCAAGACAATATTTGAGAGGATGGAGGATAAGACTGCGGTGAGTTGGACTACTATGGTAGTGGGATATGCAAAATCTGGCCGTCTGGATGTTGCTAGGAGATTATTCAATGAGATGCCGGAAAAGGATGTTGTCCCATGGAATGCAATGATTGGTGCTTATGTTCAAGCACAACAAGGTAAGGAAGCATTGTCCTTGTTCCATGAAATGCAATCCGTGAATGTTAATCCTGATGAAGTGACTATGGTTAGCTGTTTATCTGCCTGTGCACAACTTGGAGCACTTGATGTTGGAGTTTGGATTCATCATTACATTGAGAAACATAACCTATCTCTAAATGTTGTTCTTGGAACAACACTAGTCGACATGTATGCGAAATGTGGTAATCTTGCAAAAGCATTCCAGGTTTTCTTTGAGATTCCGTGCAGAAATGCATTAACTTACACGGTTATGATATGTGGCATAGCACTTCATGGTGATGCTCAAGATGCTTTATCTTGTTTCCAACACATGATCGATGTTGGCCTGATGCCTGATGAAGTAACTTTTCTTGGGGTTTTGTCGGCGTGTTGTCATGGAGGTCTGATTGAAGACGGCCGCAAGATATTTTCTCAAATGAGCTCCAAATATAAAGTTCCCCCAAAAATTAAACACTATTCTTGCATGGTGGATCTTCTTGGTAGGGCTGGTCTTTTGGAAGAGGCTATGGAACTTCTTGAAAGCATGCCCATGGAAGCAGATGCTGTTGCTTGGGCAGCCATGTTTTTTGCCTGTCGAATCCACAAAAACATCGAGTTGGGAGAGAGAGCTGCCATGAAACTTCTCGAACTGGATCCTACTGATAGTGGAACATATGTCTTAAGTTCGAATATGTATGTGGAGGCGAATATGTGGCATGAGGCTAGGGAGGTGAGGAAGATGATGCGGGAGAGAGGAGTAGACAAGACCCCTGGTTGCAGCTCTATCGAGATCAGTGGAAATGTGCATGAATTTATTGTTAAAGACAAGTCACATTCTCAATCAAATGAaatttatgaatgtttatttcaGTTGGCTAAACAAATGGAGGTTGTAGATTCTCTGTTGGGATGTATTGACGTAGAAAACGTTGAACCATCtgataattatttgagcttaccATCGTTATTATTTAGTTTAACTGAGGATGATAGATTATGA
- the LOC140964793 gene encoding hexose carrier protein HEX6-like isoform X1, with translation MAVGFAVRTEGRQYNGKITSFVVLSCMVAAMGGVIFGYDIGVSGGVASMGSFLKRFFPEVYRRMKEDTKISNYCKFDSQLLTLFTSSLYLAGLIASFFASSVTGAYGRRPTILVGAAAFLAGAALNGAAVSIYMLILGRVLLGVGVGFANQSVPLYLSEMAPSKYRGAFNNGFQFSIGIGALAANLINYGVQKIKAGWGWRISLAMAAVPASALTLGAIFLPETPNSLIQRENNHEKAKNMLQKVRGMHDVQAEFDDLVKASEVSRMIKSPFKKIIQRKYRPQFVMAVAIPFFQQVTGINVIAFYAPILFRTIGFGESASLMSNVLTGLVGIVTTFISMMIVDKVGRRFLLVTGGLIMLVSQILVGGLMAAKLGDHNRLSKGYAYVVILLISVYVAGFGVSWGPLGWLIPSEIFPLEIRSAGQSITVSVNFLFTFVVGQTFLSMLCHFKAGLFFFFGGWVAIMTVFVYLLLPETKNLPIEQMERIWREHWFWKRIVGEFDGQVLEKMEEL, from the exons ATGGCAGTGGGATTTGCAGTTCGGACAGAAGGAAGACAGTACAATGGAAAGATTACATCGTTTGTGGTCTTGTCTTGTATGGTGGCTGCCATGGGAGGAGTCATCTTTGGCTATGATATTGGAGTTTCAG GCGGAGTAGCCTCCATGGGATCATTCTTGAAAAGGTTTTTCCCAGAAGTGTACAGGAGGATGAAGGAGGACACCAAGATTAGCAATTACTGCAAATTTGACAGCCAACTGTTAACTTTATTTACATCCTCGCTTTATTTAGCAGGATTGATTGCTTCCTTTTTCGCGTCGTCCGTGACCGGAGCCTATGGCCGGAGACCGACGATTCTTGTCGGGGCCGCTGCTTTTCTCGCCGGCGCAGCCCTCAACGGCGCCGCAGTTAGCATATATATGCTGATTCTTGGACGAGTTCTGCTTGGAGTAGGCGTCGGTTTTGCAAACCAG TCTGTCCCATTGTATCTGTCTGAAATGGCACCATCCAAGTACAGAGGAGCTTTCAACAACGGCTTCCAGTTCAGTATAGGCATAGGTGCCTTAGCAGCAAACCTCATCAACTATGGGGTACAAAAGATAAAAGCTGGTTGGGGATGGCGAATATCACTAGCCATGGCAGCAGTTCCAGCCTCAGCTCTAACACTTGGAGCAATCTTCCTCCCCGAAACGCCGAACAGCCTCATCCAACGGGAGAACAACCACGAAAAAGCGAAAAACATGCTTCAAAAAGTGCGTGGCATGCATGATGTTCAAGCAGAGTTCGACGACCTTGTCAAAGCAAGCGAAGTTTCGAGAATGATCAAAAGCCCGTTTAAGAAAATCATACAAAGAAAATACAGACCACAGTTCGTCATGGCGGTAGCTATCCCATTTTTCCAACAAGTAACGGGGATCAATGTGATAGCATTTTACGCCCCAATACTCTTCCGAACCATTGGTTTTGGCGAAAGTGCTTCTCTCATGTCCAATGTACTGACCGGTTTAGTAGGTATTGTGACGACCTTCATATCCATGATGATAGTAGACAAGGTCGGGAGACGGTTTTTGTTAGTTACAGGTGGGTTGATAATGCTTGTTTCGCAGATTCTCGTCGGAGGACTTATGGCTGCAAAACTAGGTGATCACAATCGGCTGAGTAAAGGGTATGCTTATGTAGTTATACTGCTGATAAGTGTATATGTTGCTGGTTTTGGGGTGAGTTGGGGACCCTTGGGGTGGCTGATTCCGAGTGAAATTTTCCCGTTGGAAATTCGATCAGCGGGGCAAAGTATTACAGTATCAGTGAATTTCTTATTCACTTTCGTGGTGGGGCAGACATTTTTGTCAATGTTGTGTCATTTTAAGGCTggtcttttcttcttctttggaGGGTGGGTTGCTATTATGACTGTGTTTGTGTATCTGTTATTGCCAGAGACCAAGAATTTGCCTATTGAACAGATGGAGAGGATTTGGAGAGAGCATTGGTTTTGGAAGAGGATTGTAGGGGAATTTGATGGTCAAGTGTTGGAGAAGATGGAGGAGCTTTGA